DNA from Tripterygium wilfordii isolate XIE 37 chromosome 15, ASM1340144v1, whole genome shotgun sequence:
CTATCATATACTGGTGCAATCGTAACCTGATGAATATCCATCACAAGAGATGGGAGCCCAAGTCTAGTATCACAAGTTTGAGTTTAACTCTTTATTGAAAACCTAAGTTGATAATAGGAGGTTTAGTTTGAGTTTAACTCTTTATTGAAAACCTAAGTTGATAATAGGAGGTTTACCCTCTCTTATAAGATAGACTCCAAACACACCATCTTTCGATATTGGATTCTCATCATAACCTAACGACACTTCATGTGGGCTTCTTGATTGCAATGTTATTTGAGAGAACTTCCCATGCAATGGGTCAAAATATTTCTTTTCATGaccatttttatttaatatgatgATAAAGCTAGTGATCGGAATGATTGTTCGAGAAAAGTAGACCTTTCTATGCCATGAATTATATGAGACAAATACATTAAAAGATTTCCATGAAGCAGCCAAGTGAACGAATCCATCCAAATTTAATCTTGCTTTATGAGCTAGCTTTGCTTTTTAGTTTGGCAATCCAACATCCCTCAATAATTGCACATAtacaacacacacacatatttatatatatcaacgttggcacatatatatatatatagcatagtTTTAAAATGAGAAAGTGAGTATCAAAGTAACCACTCTGTCTAAATACGTCACTAATGGATGTCTTCATGGGTAGGACCAATTACCACCACTACGTGTGTACATGCGACACTTTTGTTTATagacaaaaaattaatatttctttACAAGTGCGGTTActgattttatattaaaaaataactacAAAGGGAAGTAAGGAGAGAGGTAGTGTTATAAAAACCGTGTCGTACTAGTTGACGGAACCGTAAAATGGGTGAACCAATCATCAGGCTGACACGGTTCAATTAAAATACCATTCAAGTAATTGAATAGGAAAACCCATTAAAACCGTACGGTTTTATGAAATATTAGTTGACCCGTTCGGGTTAAACCGGATAATTTTCAAAAcattgtttgaactttgaactccGTGTTACATATTGTTAACTTATGATGTGAAATTTGATTTCCATATGTAGTAGGTGTATTGTTCTATTCTAGATATATGATGTGAActtgaatttttaatttattatatttttttacggATAATCATATGATATTTTTtggtatttatttttaatattaatgctTGAAactcccaatttatgacccACTTTTACTCCTAATCTATGTGACGTATTGGATATTATGTAAATTCTACATgcgtatttataatcaatgaccaTAAGACATGTCATATAAAATTCCTTGTTCTATAGTATTCATGTTTGTACTACGAACTTGATTGACATGACACGACTCAACATGTGTCAGTATTAGGATCCAACATCTGTGAAAAGACTTCAAAATGCTATTATAATGTTTTTTTATGTTTACAAATGCTATTAACAAATTTAGAAAAACTTGGTCCAACCaaattaataacaataaataaatatatatatatatatatatatttgtaataaTCATAAGGAAAGTTGAGAAGGGAAGGCCAAAATAAGTTCCTTGAAACAAACGCATCTTATGTGGGTTCAGGTTCGGAGTGAGGTTCGGTTTTGTAGACTTTTTTTAAGCTCAAGATAAGTAAGCACCTTCCTCCCCCATCCACCGCTACAAAGTAGTCCTCTCCCCACTctcctttctcctctctctctctctcaaaaagtTTTCAAAGAAAGTTTCACTTTCTTCCACCAAAACTGTCAATAAATGATCAGTATTGATCAAGAAATCAAACCCATAAGCAGAAGAATCATGGTTAGTCCTCCCCCAATCGAAAAaacttgttttcttttaaacCCAATTTTTAGTTTTCTGCAAAATTTTGATTGTGTTTGTGATTGAATTAGGGAGAAGGcccagatgatgatgatgatgatgatagagGACATGATATAAAGTGGCCACTATGGTTGAGTCCACTTCTTCAGACGAGATTCTTTGTTCAATGCAAATCACATGCTGATGCACACAAAAATGAATGCAATATGTATTGCTTGGATTGTTTGAATGGCGCCCTTTGTTCTCTCTGTTTATCATCCCACAAAGATCATAGAGTTATTCAGGTACTGATTTCAATTTGTGGGTTCTTTGTTCTTCACTGCCTGAAATTGATTTTGAGGGAACTGCAATGGCATTCAGGGAACCTAATTGTGTAATTTCCTCTGTTAAATTATATACCCAATCACTTGAATTTTACATTGGTTTCATCAATCAATCACATGTTTTTTGTGGGTTCTTGAGCTTAATCAACTGTGGATTGGACAAAAAGGGCATATGGGTTTCATTGACTTTTCTATTCACTTTTTTAGGGGCAATATAatagtttttgtttgtttttctggtaattgaatcttttttttttttgttgattttaagCAGATAAGGAGATCATCATACCATGATGTAATAAGGGTTTCGGAGATTCAGAAGTTCTTGGACATAACAGGGGTTCAGACCTATATAATCAATAGTGCCAGAATTGTGTTCTTGAATGAAAGGCCTCAGCCTAGGCGTGGTAAAGGTGTCACCAATACTTGCCAAGTCTGTGAGCGCAGTTTGCTTGATTCCTTCAGTTTCTGCTCACTTGGTTGCAAGGTATATTGCCATTTgtttcaaaatcatcatcattgcTTCATTTTTATATGTTATTTATGGGATTTCTCCAATTTTGGGCTAGAAATTGAAATGGGTTTTGTCCTTTGTATATGTTTTAAACCCCTAATGATCATAATTGTTTCACTTTCAGAAGCTAATTTTgggatttcttcaattttagTTAGGCAGGCAATTGAAATGGGTTTTGTCCCCTTGTTTCATTTTCATAAGCTAATTTAGGGATTAATCCAATATTAGGCAAGAAATTGAAATGGGTTTTTTCCTTTCTAGATTCTCTGTTTCTTGCCCTGTTAGTTTTTTTCATTGTCGAACTATCCAATTTAATTCCTGAATATCAATTACATTctgttttttccccttttgaaTTGCTTGACATTTGATATATTTTGGTCAAGAAAGAAAGTTATTTTACATtggttggtattgaaacttTGTTAGATTGTTGGGACATCAAAGAACTTCATGAATAGGAAAATGTGCAAGAAGTTGGATGGTTCAGACACTGAGGAATCACTGAATCGTAGCGCTCAGAGAAGACGACGAAGCTTTACACCGCCCCCAACCACCATGAGCTACAGAACTGGCGGCAAGAGGAGGAAGGGAGTTCCACACAGATCTCCAATGGGAGGATTTATCATAGAATACTAATAAAGACAGCACTGGTCATAGATAGATATTATACCCATAAATATACAGGTATAGtatgaaaaaataatttcacCACTACATATATGTATCTTGTTTCATGTATGTTATTACAGCATCTGAGCCTTTGTGCCCGGAGGCCGATGTTGGGGAACTGAAGTATAAGCTCCAATGTAGATAAAAGAAATGAATAGTGAAACAGTATGTAGATGGGTGATGCACTATGTGTTAAGTCTTGTTAGGATTAGTTATAGGGGATGAAGGATATAATGTCtaaatgtgtatatattataagcTTGTTGGGATATGTTGTACTgtgaaaaatgaataaaatggtTAGTAAATTTGAAGTTTGGTGTTATAGCTTGTAACATTTCCCTTTTTAGGttggttggtttgttttttgtgtTGTACGAGTGCAAGTAACTTAGGCTCGTTTGATGGAGAATTCTCCGTCATTTGGAGCGAAATGTTGAAGAGGGTTTTGGTCGAGCAACATTCAACATCCGTTTTCTTACACCAAAAccattagttggagtggtaaagaTTGTGTGCATCACGTTGATGATAAGGGTTCGAATTCCCCCTCCTcgatttaaaaataaatgaacgAATTTATTAGAGTATAAAATTCATATAGATGAAAAACAAAGAGTTTTaaaagtagaaaaataaaaatgtggtaTGATGTGACATTGACAAGTTGGGTTTAGAGTGTGGATAGATTCGACATAGTCCACAAACCCAACAATAGTAtgatattgtctgttttgagcCAAAGCCCTCACGGATTTGCTCTTCTAGGCCCATCGTACTTGCTTAAGCCCAGAAAATCAATCATATTGTGTTAGATAGTGGGAACTCTTTATCTACTAGCCTCTCCTTCCTtctttaaccgatgtgggatttcatcaaacacaccttacaaaacattataTTCAAATTGTAGATTTTTCTATTCTAAATGAATTACGAAATCCCCGAATTCCAAGTAAACACATGGTAATTCCGTATATGACACAATACAAATTGAACCCATGATTTCCAAAGAGGACTCTTGTGAAAATAGAATCGAGCTCATAACTTCCAGAATAGCTTTCTCTTGTGAAAATAGAATCGAACTCATAACTTCAAAAGTAGCTTTCTCTTGAACAATCTTGA
Protein-coding regions in this window:
- the LOC120017018 gene encoding uncharacterized protein LOC120017018, producing MISIDQEIKPISRRIMGEGPDDDDDDDRGHDIKWPLWLSPLLQTRFFVQCKSHADAHKNECNMYCLDCLNGALCSLCLSSHKDHRVIQIRRSSYHDVIRVSEIQKFLDITGVQTYIINSARIVFLNERPQPRRGKGVTNTCQVCERSLLDSFSFCSLGCKIVGTSKNFMNRKMCKKLDGSDTEESLNRSAQRRRRSFTPPPTTMSYRTGGKRRKGVPHRSPMGGFIIEY